From a single Rhizobium lusitanum genomic region:
- a CDS encoding ATP-binding protein: MQVGIDMGTASGGTSAQLDIEELLATRLLVQGNSGSGKSHLLRRLLEQSAQWVQQVIIDPEGDFVTLADKFGHVVVDGERTEAELAGIANRIRQHRVSCVLTLEGLDIEQQMRAAAAFLNGMFDAEREYWYPVLVVVDEAQMFAPSVGGDVSEDARKMSLGAMTNLMCRGRKRGLAGVIATQRLAKLAKNVAAEASNFLMGRTFLDIDMARAADLLGMDRRQAEMFRDLKRGNFVALGPALSRRPLPITIGNVETSARSSSPKLMPLPDAPQDVEDLIFTPDPEEFSRPVVRRATPAPRPTTDILAELSRSTPAASAAPAEPRASQPELSTEDREARVGTVLSEILDDPASGFRTDSVLYQEFLVRLRMRRVPGVPMALSEFRRRLAIVRSGADEATMSTEAWTTAMSLSTGVTDDLQGVFLMLAKAAICGEPCPSDARIARAYGTHSARRARRLLSYFEEQGSVVVHTDFSGKRIVAFPDIGSQTAPGDANAPDIDGGDQAAAE; encoded by the coding sequence TTGCAGGTCGGCATCGACATGGGAACGGCGTCCGGCGGGACCAGCGCCCAACTCGATATCGAGGAACTGTTGGCAACCCGTCTCCTCGTTCAGGGCAATTCCGGTTCCGGAAAATCGCATCTGTTGCGACGCCTGCTAGAGCAGTCCGCGCAGTGGGTGCAGCAGGTTATCATCGATCCCGAGGGTGATTTCGTCACGCTGGCCGATAAGTTCGGCCATGTCGTTGTCGATGGCGAGCGTACAGAGGCCGAGCTTGCCGGCATCGCCAACCGTATCCGTCAGCATCGCGTCTCCTGCGTCCTGACGCTTGAAGGGCTGGATATCGAGCAGCAGATGCGCGCCGCCGCCGCCTTCCTCAACGGCATGTTCGATGCCGAGCGCGAATATTGGTATCCGGTGCTGGTCGTTGTCGACGAGGCGCAGATGTTCGCGCCTTCGGTCGGCGGCGATGTCTCGGAAGATGCGCGCAAGATGTCGCTCGGCGCCATGACCAACCTGATGTGTCGTGGCCGTAAGCGCGGTCTTGCTGGCGTCATCGCCACGCAGCGCCTGGCGAAGCTCGCCAAGAACGTTGCCGCCGAAGCCTCGAACTTCCTGATGGGCCGCACTTTTCTCGATATTGACATGGCCCGGGCCGCCGATCTGCTTGGCATGGATCGCCGGCAGGCGGAGATGTTCCGCGACCTGAAGCGCGGCAATTTCGTAGCACTCGGCCCGGCTCTCTCGCGCCGGCCGCTGCCGATCACCATCGGCAACGTGGAAACCTCGGCGCGCTCCTCCAGCCCCAAGCTGATGCCGCTGCCGGATGCGCCACAGGATGTCGAGGATCTGATTTTCACGCCGGACCCGGAAGAATTCTCAAGGCCGGTCGTTCGCCGCGCCACGCCCGCACCGCGCCCGACGACGGATATTCTGGCAGAACTCTCGCGTTCCACGCCCGCTGCAAGCGCAGCACCAGCCGAACCGAGGGCGAGCCAGCCGGAACTGTCGACGGAAGACCGCGAGGCGCGGGTAGGCACCGTACTCTCCGAGATCCTCGACGATCCCGCCTCCGGTTTCCGTACGGATTCAGTGCTCTATCAGGAATTCCTCGTGCGCCTACGCATGCGCCGCGTGCCGGGCGTGCCAATGGCCCTGTCGGAATTCCGTCGGCGTCTGGCGATCGTGCGCTCTGGTGCCGACGAGGCGACCATGTCGACGGAGGCCTGGACAACAGCCATGTCGCTCTCGACTGGCGTCACGGACGATCTTCAGGGCGTTTTCCTGATGCTCGCCAAGGCAGCCATCTGCGGCGAGCCATGCCCCTCCGACGCCCGCATCGCCCGCGCCTACGGCACCCATTCCGCCCGCCGCGCCCGGCGTCTGCTCAGCTATTTCGAAGAACAGGGCAGTGTTGTTGTTCACACGGATTTCTCAGGGAAACGCATCGTCGCCTTCCCGGATATCGGCAGCCAGACCGCACCGGGCGATGCCAATGCGCCTGATATCGATGGTGGTGATCAGGCGGCCGCTGAATAG
- a CDS encoding glutaminase: MADLQAILDGIHAELSPRLGEGKVADYIPELAKVDPNQFGMAIATVDGNIHTVGDADIPFSIQSISKVFMLTLALGKVGESLWNRVGREPSGTAFNSIVQLEREEGIPRNPFVNAGAIAVSDVVLSGHAPREAIGELLRFVRYVADDESITIDDKVARSETQTGFRNFALANFMRAYGNIDHPVEHVLGVYFHQCAVSMSCQQLAKAGLYLAARGTNPITGHSVVSPKRARRINALMLTCGHYDGSGDFAYHVGLPGKSGVGGGILAVAPGIGSIAVWSPGLNKVGNSQLGAVALEMLAARTGWSVFGD; encoded by the coding sequence ATGGCGGATTTGCAGGCAATTCTCGACGGCATCCATGCTGAGCTTTCGCCGCGTCTCGGCGAGGGCAAGGTCGCGGACTATATTCCCGAGCTTGCCAAGGTCGATCCGAACCAGTTTGGCATGGCGATCGCGACGGTGGACGGCAATATCCACACGGTAGGTGATGCCGATATCCCCTTTTCCATCCAGAGCATTTCCAAGGTCTTCATGCTGACGCTGGCGCTCGGCAAGGTGGGCGAGAGCCTGTGGAACAGGGTCGGCCGAGAACCGTCGGGAACGGCGTTCAATTCCATCGTCCAGCTCGAGCGTGAAGAAGGGATTCCGCGTAATCCCTTCGTCAATGCAGGCGCGATCGCCGTCAGCGACGTCGTGCTGTCGGGCCACGCGCCACGCGAGGCGATCGGCGAGCTTTTGCGCTTCGTGCGCTATGTCGCCGATGACGAGTCGATCACTATCGACGACAAGGTGGCGCGCTCTGAGACGCAGACCGGCTTCCGCAACTTCGCGCTCGCCAATTTCATGCGCGCCTATGGCAATATCGACCATCCCGTTGAACATGTGCTCGGCGTCTATTTCCATCAATGTGCGGTGTCGATGAGCTGCCAGCAGCTCGCCAAGGCAGGGCTTTATCTTGCGGCTCGCGGTACCAATCCGATCACCGGCCATTCCGTCGTTTCGCCGAAGCGGGCGCGGCGTATCAATGCGCTGATGCTGACCTGTGGCCATTATGACGGCTCCGGCGACTTTGCCTATCACGTCGGCCTGCCCGGCAAGAGCGGCGTTGGCGGCGGGATTCTGGCGGTGGCGCCGGGTATCGGCTCCATCGCGGTTTGGTCGCCAGGGCTGAACAAGGTCGGCAATTCGCAACTCGGCGCGGTGGCGCTGGAAATGCTTGCCGCGCGTACCGGCTGGTCGGTCTTCGGCGATTGA
- the rpsD gene encoding 30S ribosomal protein S4, producing MSKRESSKYKIDRRMGENIWGRPKSPVNRREYGPGQHGQRRKGKLSDFGVQLRAKQKLKGYYGDLREKQFRATFDEANRRKGDTSENLIGLLESRLDAIVYRAKFVPTVFAARQFVNHGHVTVNGVRVNIGSYRCKAGDVIEVREKSKQLVIVLEAVSLAERDVPDYIEADHNKMVATFARVPTLADVPYAVVMEPQLVVEFYSR from the coding sequence ATGAGCAAGCGCGAATCGTCCAAGTACAAAATTGACCGCCGTATGGGCGAAAATATCTGGGGTCGTCCGAAGTCCCCGGTTAACCGTCGCGAATACGGCCCGGGCCAGCACGGCCAGCGCCGCAAGGGCAAGCTTTCGGACTTCGGTGTGCAGCTGCGCGCCAAGCAGAAGCTGAAGGGCTACTACGGCGACCTGCGCGAGAAGCAGTTCCGCGCCACCTTCGACGAAGCTAACCGCCGCAAGGGCGACACCTCGGAAAACCTGATCGGCCTCCTCGAATCACGTCTCGACGCGATCGTCTACCGCGCCAAGTTCGTTCCGACCGTTTTCGCTGCTCGTCAGTTCGTAAACCATGGCCACGTCACGGTTAACGGCGTTCGCGTCAACATCGGCTCCTACCGCTGCAAGGCTGGCGACGTTATCGAAGTTCGCGAAAAATCCAAGCAGCTCGTCATCGTTCTGGAAGCGGTTTCGCTGGCTGAACGCGACGTTCCGGACTACATCGAAGCTGACCACAACAAGATGGTTGCTACTTTCGCTCGCGTTCCGACCCTCGCTGACGTACCGTACGCAGTCGTCATGGAACCGCAGCTGGTCGTCGAATTCTATTCGCGTTAA